Proteins from one Primulina huaijiensis isolate GDHJ02 chromosome 18, ASM1229523v2, whole genome shotgun sequence genomic window:
- the LOC140963935 gene encoding DNA polymerase-like, with protein sequence MIEGGFSKIKPIRAKEIKNRQCSYPSHITELKACRTELKPFIVADTETLLIDNVHKPYAAGLMLFRPGEKFNDIMIEPYFGEDYSIILDSFEEKSSKVLYDFVCRISTIVRQEESCFTIYFHNFSRFDGILLLKHLACHHKNYKLKPLMRNHRLYELSVYSNKKLLFRFRDSLNLLPGKLESLAKNLCPGLGQKGSIPYDEITQSNLEMKKRSLLDYMKQDILLLGGVMQKAQEIYWKVYKVDIESKITLPSLALSIFRMKYYDSSNWPIHIPNKNEDSFIRHTDYGGHTDTYKPYGTDLYFYDVNSLYPFVLKEYPMPGGKPVWHCNLEGMDLDSLFGFIDAYVVCPNTIKKPFLPYRDKNQTLIFPTREFVGVYYSEELKYARDLGYTVLPISGYLFEKMESPFKDFVSSLYESRKEAKKEGNEAMSYVYKILMNSLYGRFCINPKSTITEVCDSNRYKHLIRNSELIFGDLLSENNYIVAYHSNTETGPGFWNPQKNSDVQLAAAITASARIYMYPYISREDSYYTDTDSVVLGSPLPEEEISSTILGKFKFDDRVLKGYFLAPKAYFYTAFDSTNVLKYKGPAKNKVHPEWFELQYADPSRTELVPVKANFLIDWHTLNIIKKDTIVKLGIKLGTKRIPVYHGDAWVDTDPIDIKDLSFLDHFGKEIIKSLRNYVIQLQIENTTLNEKFSIIERGIAER encoded by the coding sequence ATGATAGAAGGTGGGTTTAGTAAGATCAAACCTATAAGAGCAAAAGAGATCAAAAATCGTCAGTGTAGTTATCCAAGCCATATCACTGAACTCAAAGCATGTAGGACAGAGCTGAAACCCTTCATTGTAGCCGATACCGAGACACTACTGATCGATAACGTTCATAAGCCTTATGCAGCAGGTCTGATGCTCTTTCGTCCCGGTGAAAAGTTCAATGATATTATGATAGAACCCTACTTCGGTGAAGACTACTCAATAATCTTGGATTCCTTTGAAGAAAAGAGTTCTAAGGTACTTTATGACTTTGTATGTCGGATATCAACGATAGTTAGACAAGAAGAATCATGTTTCACTATCTACTTCCACAACTTTTCTAGATTCGATGGAATTCTATTGCTTAAGCACCTAGCATGTCATCACAAGAACTACAAGCTAAAACCACTAATGAGGAACCATAGGCTTTACGAGTTATCAGTCTATTCTAATAAGAAGTTGTTATTCCGTTTCAGAGACTCCTTGAATCTACTCCCTGGCAAACTGGAATCCCTAGCTAAGAATTTATGCCCAGGTCTAGGCCAAAAAGGCTCTATCCCATATGATGAGATTACACAGTCAAATcttgaaatgaaaaaaagaagCTTGTTAGACTATATGAAGCAGGACATTCTTCTCCTTGGGGGTGTAATGCAAAAAGCTCAAGAGATCTATTGGAAGGTGTACAAGGTTGACATAGAAAGTAAGATAACCCTTCCATCACTGGCACTAAGCATCTTTCGTATGAAATACTACGATTCTTCTAATTGGCCAATACACATCCCTAacaagaatgaagacagctttATAAGGCATACTGACTATGGCGGTCATACTGATACATACAAGCCATATGGTACTGACCTATACTTCTACGATGTGAACTCTCTCTACCCCTTTGTATTGAAGGAATATCCAATGCCTGGAGGTAAGCCAGTCTGGCATTGTAATCTAGAAGGCATGGACTTAGATAGTCTGTTTGGCTTTATTGATGCATATGTGGTATGTCCGAATACTATAAAGAAACCCTTTCTACCCTATCGAGACAAGAATCAGACTCTCATCTTTCCAACCAGGGAATTTGTTGGAGTATATTATAGCGAGGAGTTAAAGTATGCAAGAGACTTAGGCTACACAGTGCTTCCAATCTCAGGCTACCTCTTTGAGAAGATGGAAAGCCCATTCAAGGACTTTGTTAGCTCACTCTACGAGAGCAGAAAAGAAGCAAAGAAAGAAGGTAATGAAGCTATGTCCTATGTGTACAAGATCCTTATGAATTCGCTATACGGAAGATTTTGCATTAACCCAAAAAGCACGATAACTGAGGTCTGCGATTCAAATCGATACAAACATTTGATCAGGAATAGTGAGTTGATATTCGGTGATTTGCTTAGCGAGAACAACTACATCGTTGCCTACCATAGCAATACCGAGACTGGTCCAGGGTTTTGGAATCCACAAAAGAACTCTGATGTCCAGCTTGCTGCTGCTATCACTGCCTCAGCTAGGATATATATGTACCCTTATATCTCAAGAGAAGACAGCTACTACACGGACACAGACTCAGTAGTTCTTGGTAGTCCTCTACCAGAAGAAGAAATCTCTTCAACTATATTAGGAAAGTTTAAGTTCGACGATAGAGTGCTTAAAGGATACTTTTTAGCTCCTAAAGCATATTTCTACACCGCATTTGATAGCACCAATGTACTCAAGTACAAGGGACCAGCTAAAAACAAGGTCCATCCTGAATGGTTTGAGTTACAGTATGCAGACCCATCTCGTACAGAACTGGTACCGGTGAAAGCCAACTTCTTGATTGATTGGCACACTCTTAACATCATCAAGAAAGACACTATTGTCAAGCTTGGGATTAAGCTTGGAACTAAGAGGATACCAGTATATCATGGAGATGCTTGGGTTGATACTGATCCAATTGATATCAAAGACTTATCTTTCCTAGATCACTTTGGAAAAGAGATTATCAAATCACTAAGGAATTATGTAATACAACTACAGATTGAAAATACAACTCTCAATGAAAAATTCTCTATTATTGAAAGAGGGATTGCCGAGAGATAA